The Candidatus Binatia bacterium genome has a window encoding:
- a CDS encoding sulfatase-like hydrolase/transferase, producing MRKYIILVAMFFLLGSGAAGANQPNIVLFIGDDHGWDHAGFLDHPFALTPNLDELAESGTVFTNAHNTASTCWPSLRIFFVRDAFCPMDAAAGLHRSCLG from the coding sequence ATGCGTAAATATATCATTCTTGTCGCGATGTTTTTCCTTCTGGGCTCGGGCGCCGCTGGCGCGAACCAGCCGAATATCGTTTTGTTTATTGGGGACGACCACGGCTGGGACCATGCCGGGTTTCTCGACCATCCATTCGCTTTGACGCCGAACCTCGACGAGCTTGCGGAGTCCGGCACCGTTTTTACAAATGCGCACAATACGGCCAGTACCTGTTGGCCGTCGCTGCGAATCTTTTTTGTCCGGGATGCATTCTGTCCAATGGATGCAGCGGCTGGGCTCCATCGAAGCTGCCTCGGGTGA
- a CDS encoding class II aldolase/adducin family protein codes for MNSPNFGDLRASRLRQVALGYRLLAAQRWGDLGDGHISARDPEHTNAFWMLRLGVSYHQATIDDLVLVDDRGEIIDGKGDINRAGYFIHQPILLARPEVTSACHVHTGWGTPFSAEARAIEPISQESTLFFEDHALFDDEEVQIMSTAGGTRIAKALGAHRAVILRNHGLLTVGNRVDAAVGAFVLMERVAEVHMKARAARPISPASARLARDDLNRLQSARGAFWSMVERHIGDSRTIEMRR; via the coding sequence ATGAATTCACCCAACTTCGGCGATCTCCGCGCGAGTCGCCTGAGACAAGTCGCCCTTGGCTATCGGCTTCTTGCCGCCCAGAGATGGGGCGATCTCGGCGACGGCCATATCAGCGCGCGTGACCCGGAGCATACCAATGCTTTCTGGATGCTACGCCTCGGCGTCTCCTATCATCAGGCCACGATCGACGATCTGGTTCTGGTCGACGATCGTGGCGAGATCATTGACGGTAAAGGCGACATCAATAGGGCAGGATATTTCATCCATCAGCCGATCCTGCTGGCGCGCCCCGAAGTCACCAGCGCCTGCCACGTGCATACCGGATGGGGCACGCCCTTTTCCGCAGAAGCCCGAGCGATCGAGCCGATCTCGCAGGAGTCCACGCTTTTTTTCGAAGACCATGCGCTTTTCGATGACGAAGAGGTTCAGATCATGAGTACGGCCGGGGGAACACGGATTGCGAAGGCGCTGGGCGCACACCGCGCCGTGATTCTCCGCAACCACGGGCTCCTGACCGTCGGCAATCGCGTCGACGCCGCTGTCGGTGCGTTCGTCTTGATGGAACGGGTGGCCGAGGTCCATATGAAGGCCCGGGCCGCTCGACCCATCTCGCCGGCCAGCGCTCGACTGGCCCGCGACGACCTGAACCGCCTGCAATCCGCGCGCGGGGCATTCTGGTCAATGGTCGAGAGGCATATCGGAGATTCTCGCACCATCGAGATGCGACGATGA
- a CDS encoding alpha/beta hydrolase, with protein sequence MSAPILILALAGVALLVVHIRANRETITATEFREDSVYDTAVLSDGTTAFRDLGPREAPVLVIIHGATLGSVAYEEYYEPFLQGGYRVVAYDEYGRGFSDRIRIPLDMDCMRRQLLELLDHLQVDRAVLYGISLGGAIAARFGAAHPDRVTAIGYQVPLIRGATSPLVAIGRIPLLNRFLMRVLLTPKMIQRGEAVDVDDPRGQAVFDHFREQFSVIGTEKGLLSMLTGDLLGDRLADHQAIARAGTPVQFAYATDDPEIAPALVEEAIAAYSEPDVARYTGGHFFSTGRQTELAGKLLAFLKQDGSG encoded by the coding sequence ATGAGCGCTCCGATCCTGATTCTCGCACTCGCAGGCGTTGCTCTCCTTGTGGTGCATATTCGCGCCAACCGCGAGACCATCACCGCCACCGAGTTCCGCGAGGATTCGGTTTACGACACCGCGGTCCTGAGCGACGGCACCACTGCCTTCCGCGACCTTGGCCCGCGGGAGGCTCCCGTGCTGGTGATCATTCATGGGGCAACACTCGGCTCTGTTGCCTACGAAGAATACTACGAGCCTTTCCTGCAGGGAGGCTATCGGGTCGTTGCGTACGATGAATATGGCCGCGGCTTCTCGGATCGCATCCGCATCCCTCTCGACATGGACTGCATGCGGCGCCAACTCCTCGAACTGCTTGACCACCTTCAGGTCGATCGCGCCGTGCTCTACGGGATCTCTCTGGGCGGTGCGATTGCCGCACGGTTTGGAGCTGCCCATCCCGACCGAGTCACCGCAATCGGATATCAGGTACCGCTGATCCGTGGCGCGACCTCTCCGTTGGTGGCCATCGGTCGAATTCCTCTCCTCAACAGATTCCTGATGCGCGTCCTGCTCACGCCCAAAATGATCCAACGGGGCGAGGCCGTCGACGTCGACGATCCCCGTGGACAAGCGGTTTTTGATCATTTTCGCGAACAGTTTTCAGTCATCGGCACCGAGAAAGGTCTGCTCTCCATGCTGACAGGCGACTTGCTTGGCGATCGACTGGCCGATCATCAGGCCATTGCACGGGCTGGCACGCCTGTCCAATTTGCTTACGCGACCGATGATCCCGAAATCGCGCCAGCGCTTGTCGAAGAAGCCATCGCCGCGTATTCGGAGCCTGATGTCGCGCGCTATACGGGCGGACATTTCTTCTCGACCGGGCGGCAGACAGAACTCGCAGGGAAGCTCCTCGCGTTCCTCAAGCAGGACGGATCGGGATAA
- a CDS encoding SDR family NAD(P)-dependent oxidoreductase produces MKRRIAMVTGASRGIGKASALALASAGFAVAITARTRLEGQGRVSGSSSVRPKEVPVAGSLETTAAEIQALGGEVLEIPMDLLDLAQVEQAAERVAEIWGPVDILVNNAIYQGAGRMDRLEDIPVREFRKLLEGNCVAPLELMRKLLPGMLRAGGGTVINMTSRSGHADPPGPVGQGGWGYAYAASKSALHRMVPILHHEHAADGIRAFNIDPGYTPTDTMRALRGAKTDLDAVWDGAPPEVTAAVIVWLATAPEAAARSGSTIHSHRVCAELELWPGWDGKKYHRPAPASGE; encoded by the coding sequence ATGAAACGACGAATTGCGATGGTCACTGGTGCAAGCCGAGGTATCGGCAAGGCTTCAGCGCTGGCTTTGGCGTCGGCCGGCTTTGCTGTAGCCATCACGGCGAGGACTCGGCTGGAAGGCCAGGGGCGGGTCTCGGGTTCCTCGTCTGTGCGGCCGAAAGAGGTCCCGGTTGCGGGAAGCCTGGAGACGACGGCCGCGGAGATTCAGGCACTTGGAGGCGAGGTCCTCGAGATTCCGATGGACCTGCTGGACCTGGCGCAGGTGGAGCAGGCCGCCGAGCGGGTCGCGGAAATCTGGGGGCCGGTAGATATTCTGGTCAATAATGCGATCTATCAGGGGGCAGGCAGAATGGACCGCCTCGAGGATATTCCTGTGCGGGAGTTCCGAAAATTACTCGAAGGCAATTGCGTGGCGCCTTTGGAGTTGATGCGGAAACTTCTGCCCGGAATGTTGCGGGCCGGCGGTGGGACCGTCATCAATATGACTTCGCGGTCGGGGCACGCCGATCCGCCCGGACCGGTCGGGCAGGGTGGTTGGGGCTATGCCTACGCCGCTTCCAAGAGTGCGTTGCATCGGATGGTGCCGATTCTGCACCACGAGCATGCTGCCGACGGGATTCGAGCCTTCAATATCGACCCCGGTTATACGCCGACCGATACGATGCGCGCCCTGCGCGGGGCCAAAACAGATCTGGATGCGGTCTGGGACGGAGCGCCGCCGGAAGTGACTGCGGCGGTCATAGTCTGGCTGGCGACGGCGCCCGAGGCCGCGGCGCGCTCGGGAAGTACGATCCATAGCCATCGTGTCTGTGCCGAGCTGGAGTTATGGCCCGGTTGGGACGGAAAGAAATACCATCGGCCGGCGCCAGCATCTGGAGAGTAA
- a CDS encoding cytochrome P450, translating to MASENESRKIPLGLRLTPFDEEFRRDPHPRLKDLRELCPVHRDSEFNQVVISSEESAREIIRDHSLGVDPRKANPEDSVQQFRPPDDSEPSMLFLDDPDHQRLRKLVAPSFAPRKVEAKRPMIREIAKTLVAAIQPDHKGEFDLIDALAGPLPAVAIAKILGIDPALQNQFKEWSETASAAFFTGALDPSLQEPGAAAVESLRELFAQEIEHRQGGGTDDLIGQMVHAQEDGDRFTKEEILTMCNLLLVAGNVTTSDLIGNGVRILLQHPQQLAVVQENPELLPNAVEEMLRFDPPVTVTGRITPEVMDIKGVEVGARESMTVMLSAANRDPAVHREPEKFLVDRDDPQHLSFGGGAHFCVGSHLARIEAQEAIGALLARFPRLELVSGSEEWKQVPGFRGMAKVLLRSPDDT from the coding sequence ATGGCGAGCGAGAACGAATCGAGAAAAATTCCTTTGGGGCTGCGGCTGACACCTTTCGACGAAGAATTTCGCCGGGACCCGCACCCGCGCCTGAAGGATCTGCGTGAGCTATGCCCGGTCCATCGCGACTCCGAATTTAATCAGGTGGTCATCTCGAGTGAAGAGTCCGCGCGCGAGATTATCCGCGACCACAGCCTCGGAGTCGACCCACGCAAAGCCAACCCCGAAGATAGCGTCCAGCAATTTCGTCCTCCGGATGATTCCGAGCCTTCGATGCTCTTTCTCGATGATCCCGACCACCAGCGACTTCGCAAGCTGGTGGCGCCCTCCTTTGCCCCGAGAAAAGTCGAGGCAAAACGTCCGATGATCCGCGAAATCGCCAAAACGCTCGTGGCCGCGATTCAACCCGACCACAAGGGAGAATTCGATTTGATCGATGCGCTCGCCGGACCATTGCCGGCGGTCGCGATCGCCAAGATTCTGGGCATCGACCCGGCGCTACAAAATCAGTTCAAGGAATGGTCCGAGACGGCGTCCGCCGCTTTCTTCACAGGGGCGCTCGACCCGAGCCTGCAAGAACCTGGGGCGGCGGCCGTCGAAAGCCTGCGCGAACTTTTCGCTCAGGAGATCGAACACCGCCAGGGTGGAGGCACCGACGACCTGATCGGACAGATGGTCCATGCCCAGGAAGACGGCGACCGCTTTACCAAAGAGGAAATTCTGACGATGTGTAATCTCTTGCTGGTCGCCGGCAATGTCACCACCTCCGACCTGATCGGCAATGGCGTACGCATACTTCTGCAACACCCTCAGCAACTGGCCGTGGTTCAGGAAAACCCCGAACTGCTGCCCAACGCCGTCGAGGAGATGCTCCGCTTCGACCCTCCCGTCACCGTGACCGGTCGAATCACGCCCGAGGTGATGGACATCAAGGGTGTTGAGGTCGGTGCCCGTGAGTCGATGACCGTGATGCTGTCGGCGGCCAACCGAGACCCCGCCGTCCATCGCGAGCCCGAGAAATTCCTGGTCGACCGCGACGATCCCCAGCATCTCTCGTTCGGCGGCGGCGCGCATTTCTGTGTCGGCTCCCACCTTGCCCGAATTGAGGCACAGGAGGCCATTGGTGCCCTGCTCGCGAGATTCCCGCGACTCGAACTGGTCTCGGGGAGCGAAGAATGGAAACAAGTTCCCGGATTTCGAGGCATGGCGAAGGTGCTTCTGCGCAGTCCCGACGATACCTGA
- a CDS encoding acyl-CoA dehydrogenase family protein has product MDFDLGPEELKFKDEVRTFLESVASPEIFDPQGEQLSQTVDTPAKRRFIQQLGENGWLGMSWPKEYGGQARSGIYDFILCEMLARFGAPQPGKSVGKVGKTLIRHGSEFLKNKFLPKIMRGEVEFAIGYSEPGAGSDAASMQLKADKVGDGWMLNGQKTWTTSAHFADWYWVGARTDPDNKHRGITLFLIPMDHPNLKIDPIDTIGDERTNAVFFDDVFVPDDHVVGEVGQGFIYVCEALDLERFTMMPIGVLEKKVEAIVDWARTSTRDGKPLQEDNEVRRRVAQIATELQVSRNLQRLVVSKALRDAIPTVEASYYKLFMNESGQRAANAALDMMGPDAVLRPDSDEAPIDGRFERSYRYTVVDTIGGGASEIQKNIIATRGLGLPRNF; this is encoded by the coding sequence ATGGATTTTGATCTCGGTCCCGAAGAGCTGAAGTTTAAGGATGAAGTCCGCACGTTTTTGGAAAGTGTGGCTTCCCCGGAGATTTTCGATCCCCAAGGCGAGCAGTTATCACAAACCGTCGACACGCCTGCGAAACGCCGCTTTATCCAGCAGTTGGGGGAAAACGGTTGGCTCGGCATGTCCTGGCCCAAGGAATATGGCGGGCAGGCGCGGTCGGGAATCTATGATTTCATTCTCTGCGAGATGCTTGCTCGGTTTGGTGCACCGCAGCCCGGGAAATCGGTCGGCAAGGTCGGCAAGACCCTGATTCGCCATGGCTCCGAGTTTTTGAAGAATAAATTCCTCCCCAAGATCATGCGCGGCGAGGTTGAGTTCGCCATCGGCTACAGCGAGCCCGGCGCCGGCTCCGACGCCGCAAGCATGCAGCTGAAAGCGGACAAGGTCGGCGATGGCTGGATGCTCAACGGCCAGAAGACCTGGACGACATCGGCACATTTTGCAGACTGGTATTGGGTAGGGGCGCGCACGGATCCCGACAACAAGCATCGCGGCATCACGTTGTTTCTGATCCCGATGGATCATCCCAACCTCAAGATCGACCCCATTGATACGATCGGCGACGAGCGTACGAACGCAGTTTTTTTTGATGACGTCTTCGTGCCCGACGACCATGTTGTCGGCGAGGTGGGACAGGGCTTCATTTACGTCTGTGAGGCACTTGATCTCGAACGCTTCACCATGATGCCGATTGGGGTTCTGGAGAAGAAGGTCGAGGCGATCGTTGATTGGGCGCGAACGTCGACGCGGGATGGCAAACCCCTTCAGGAAGATAACGAAGTTCGCCGGCGGGTCGCGCAAATCGCGACGGAACTACAGGTCTCGAGGAATCTCCAGCGGTTGGTGGTGTCCAAGGCTTTGCGGGATGCTATTCCGACGGTGGAGGCATCCTACTACAAGCTCTTCATGAACGAGAGCGGTCAGCGAGCCGCAAATGCGGCCTTGGACATGATGGGCCCGGACGCGGTTCTGCGCCCCGACTCAGACGAGGCTCCGATCGACGGCCGGTTCGAGCGGAGCTACCGCTATACGGTCGTGGATACCATCGGTGGCGGTGCCAGCGAGATCCAGAAAAATATCATCGCGACTCGCGGTCTCGGTCTGCCACGAAACTTCTGA
- a CDS encoding SPFH domain-containing protein — translation MNKSTFAGLAVPIVMIVLVLVGSRFYESVPPGHVAVATLFGDVLEDPYEAGLHIPVNPLYDFRSYDVREKTHLEKAQVPSQDQLQTQVDVSVQYNIIREDTPRILRETGTLTDVLRVQLVPKLRSLIREQGKTVRRAEDFFLEETQEKLQAAILLGMQEYLTPKGVQVDAVLIRDISLPPFIAKAIEEKKEREQEVEKQKAELERFRTEQQQKIAQAQAERGAAEEEAAMRRVLADARAYEIASINKAIGDNPNYVKLQALQALESISKDPAAKVYFLNSDSPTPLPLMHLGEDK, via the coding sequence ATGAACAAAAGTACTTTTGCAGGTTTGGCAGTGCCCATCGTGATGATCGTTCTGGTTTTGGTGGGAAGTCGGTTCTATGAGAGCGTCCCGCCGGGGCACGTGGCTGTGGCGACGCTTTTCGGCGATGTCCTCGAGGATCCTTATGAGGCCGGGCTGCATATTCCGGTCAACCCCCTCTACGATTTCCGCTCCTATGATGTGCGCGAAAAGACACACCTCGAGAAGGCTCAGGTCCCCAGTCAGGATCAGCTCCAGACGCAGGTCGATGTGAGCGTGCAGTATAATATCATCCGCGAAGATACCCCTCGGATTTTGAGGGAGACCGGGACCTTGACGGATGTGCTTCGGGTGCAACTTGTTCCGAAGCTTCGCTCGTTGATCCGGGAGCAGGGCAAGACCGTGCGGCGAGCAGAAGATTTCTTCCTCGAAGAGACTCAGGAAAAACTGCAGGCGGCTATCCTTCTGGGCATGCAGGAGTACCTGACCCCCAAGGGTGTGCAGGTAGATGCGGTCCTGATCCGTGATATTTCGCTGCCGCCGTTCATCGCCAAGGCGATCGAGGAGAAAAAGGAACGGGAACAGGAAGTCGAAAAACAAAAAGCCGAACTGGAAAGGTTCCGAACCGAGCAGCAACAAAAGATCGCCCAAGCGCAAGCCGAAAGAGGCGCGGCCGAAGAGGAAGCCGCGATGCGTCGAGTCCTCGCCGATGCGCGAGCGTATGAGATTGCCAGTATCAATAAAGCGATCGGTGATAACCCGAACTACGTGAAATTGCAGGCCTTGCAGGCGCTCGAGTCGATTTCCAAGGACCCGGCTGCCAAGGTTTATTTCCTCAATTCCGACAGTCCTACGCCACTGCCGTTGATGCACCTTGGCGAGGACAAATAG